In Nocardia sputorum, a single genomic region encodes these proteins:
- a CDS encoding alpha-(1->6)-mannopyranosyltransferase A, with the protein MASPETRTAEAASAGNTRTSSLASARRESAAPRGFLWWMRTCADFARSPEGHAALLGFFGAIMIMFGGFGAGSVRKRDPLLEAMHLSWLRFGHGYALSTICIWIGVLLMITAWVRLGRATIGTGDRIGAEVTLNELRAIVGIWIAPLLFAVPMFSRDAYSYLAQGALLRDGFDPYQVGPVANPGVLLDNVSPVWTTTTAPYGPVFLLLGRAITAVTGDNVVAGTIAMRLVMLPGLALMMWAVPYLTKHLGGKPTVALWLAVLNPLVLIHLIGGVHNEMLMVGLMCAGIALVLERHHVAGIVVVAIGVAIKATAGVALPFLVWIWMLHERERRAAQRVGRDPAHLPAGERPGDAAEPTEDMPHPALVFGKIAGLGLSVFAVVFVAASAIAGVGIGWLTALSGSKKIINWLSLPTVMAHAVTWITPLRLESVLEVTRALCALALVAVLAWTWWRFRHSEREAVLGILIAFVAIVILSPAALPWYYSWPLALAAGFALSTTTLMALVGVCTWLMLVFQPDGSIGLYNFWHVVAATFAAGVAALSLRTVDPLRLRTTPPSTVAATPGEATASPAAP; encoded by the coding sequence ATGGCATCCCCCGAAACGCGCACCGCAGAGGCCGCCTCCGCCGGTAACACCCGCACCTCGTCACTCGCCTCCGCACGTCGCGAATCGGCCGCGCCCCGTGGTTTCCTGTGGTGGATGCGCACCTGCGCCGACTTCGCCAGGAGCCCGGAGGGCCATGCCGCCCTGCTCGGCTTCTTCGGCGCGATCATGATCATGTTCGGCGGCTTCGGCGCGGGCAGCGTCCGCAAGCGCGATCCGCTGCTCGAGGCCATGCACCTGTCCTGGCTCCGGTTCGGGCACGGTTACGCGCTGTCGACCATCTGCATCTGGATCGGCGTGCTGCTCATGATCACCGCCTGGGTCCGGCTCGGGCGCGCCACGATCGGCACGGGTGACCGGATCGGCGCCGAGGTGACGCTCAACGAGCTGCGCGCCATCGTCGGCATCTGGATCGCGCCGCTGCTGTTCGCGGTGCCGATGTTCAGCCGCGACGCCTACTCCTATCTCGCCCAGGGAGCGCTGCTGCGCGACGGCTTCGACCCCTATCAGGTCGGACCGGTCGCCAATCCCGGTGTGCTGCTGGACAACGTCAGCCCCGTGTGGACCACCACCACCGCCCCCTACGGGCCGGTCTTCCTGCTGCTCGGACGCGCGATCACCGCCGTCACCGGAGACAACGTGGTGGCGGGCACCATCGCGATGCGCCTGGTCATGCTGCCCGGCCTGGCGCTGATGATGTGGGCGGTGCCGTACCTGACCAAGCACCTCGGCGGCAAGCCGACCGTCGCGCTGTGGCTGGCGGTGCTCAACCCGCTGGTGCTGATCCATCTGATCGGCGGCGTGCACAACGAGATGCTGATGGTCGGCCTGATGTGCGCGGGCATCGCGCTGGTGCTGGAGCGCCACCACGTGGCGGGCATCGTGGTCGTCGCGATCGGCGTGGCCATCAAAGCGACCGCGGGCGTGGCGCTGCCGTTCCTGGTCTGGATCTGGATGCTGCACGAACGCGAGCGCCGCGCGGCGCAGCGGGTCGGACGCGATCCGGCGCACCTGCCCGCGGGCGAGCGACCCGGCGACGCCGCGGAGCCCACCGAGGACATGCCGCATCCCGCTCTCGTGTTCGGCAAGATCGCCGGGCTCGGTCTGAGCGTGTTCGCCGTCGTCTTCGTCGCCGCCTCCGCCATCGCGGGCGTCGGCATCGGCTGGCTCACCGCGCTGTCCGGGTCCAAGAAGATCATCAATTGGCTGTCGCTGCCCACCGTGATGGCGCACGCCGTCACCTGGATCACCCCGCTGCGCCTCGAATCGGTGCTCGAGGTGACCCGCGCCCTGTGCGCGCTGGCTCTGGTCGCGGTGCTGGCGTGGACCTGGTGGCGGTTCCGGCACAGCGAGCGGGAGGCGGTGCTCGGCATCCTCATCGCGTTCGTCGCGATCGTCATCCTCTCGCCCGCCGCACTGCCCTGGTACTACTCCTGGCCGCTGGCGCTGGCCGCCGGGTTCGCGCTGTCCACCACCACGCTGATGGCGCTGGTCGGCGTGTGCACCTGGCTGATGCTGGTCTTCCAGCCGGACGGCTCGATCGGCCTGTACAACTTCTGGCACGTCGTCGCCGCCACCTTCGCCGCGGGCGTGGCGGCGCTGTCGCTGCGCACGGTGGACCCGCTGCGCCTGCGCACCACGCCGCCGAGCACTGTCGCGGCCACGCCCGGCGAGGCCACCGCTTCGCCCGCCGCCCCATGA
- a CDS encoding phytoene/squalene synthase family protein — protein MTGDRLPDSVLLPLAYRECRQIAATHGRTYFLATRLLSAERRPAVHALYAFARMVDDVVDRADRPAAAPDQDPAAELDLIERDLRAALESPVGRTASPQPRALVLAAVTHTIHRYGIAAQHFWTFLDSMRMDAPGTPAFRNRYATMAELRAYMRGSAAAIGLQLLPVLGTTVPVREAEPAAAALGEAFQLTNFLRDVAEDLDRDRVYLPADALAAFGVDDDLLFECRRTGRTDPRVRRALAHLIAVNRDLYRRAEPGIDLLDPRVRPAIRTAATLYADILRHIERSDYAVFGHRAVVPRHQRLRVAATEFTTATLRSRLPR, from the coding sequence ATGACCGGAGATCGGCTGCCCGATTCCGTCCTGCTTCCGCTCGCCTACCGCGAGTGCAGGCAGATCGCCGCCACGCACGGCCGCACCTATTTCCTGGCCACCCGGCTGCTGTCGGCCGAGCGACGGCCCGCCGTGCACGCGCTGTACGCGTTCGCGCGCATGGTGGACGACGTAGTCGACCGGGCGGACCGTCCCGCCGCAGCGCCCGATCAGGACCCCGCCGCGGAGCTCGACCTGATCGAGCGGGACCTGCGGGCCGCACTCGAATCACCCGTCGGCCGGACCGCGAGCCCACAGCCTCGTGCCCTGGTGCTGGCCGCCGTCACCCACACCATCCACCGCTACGGTATTGCGGCACAGCACTTCTGGACGTTCCTGGATTCCATGCGCATGGACGCGCCCGGCACCCCCGCCTTCCGCAACCGCTACGCCACCATGGCTGAGCTGCGCGCATACATGCGCGGCTCGGCGGCCGCGATCGGATTGCAGCTGCTACCCGTGCTCGGCACGACCGTCCCGGTGCGTGAGGCCGAGCCCGCCGCCGCCGCGTTGGGCGAGGCGTTCCAACTGACCAATTTCCTACGCGACGTCGCCGAGGATCTCGACCGCGACCGGGTCTACCTGCCCGCCGACGCCCTCGCCGCGTTCGGCGTCGACGACGACCTGCTGTTCGAGTGCCGCCGCACCGGCCGGACCGATCCGCGCGTGCGCCGCGCCCTCGCCCACCTCATCGCGGTCAACCGGGACCTCTACCGCCGCGCCGAACCTGGCATCGACCTGCTCGACCCCCGGGTCCGCCCCGCCATCCGCACCGCGGCCACCCTGTACGCCGACATCCTCCGGCATATCGAACGCAGCGACTACGCCGTCTTCGGTCACCGCGCCGTCGTCCCCCGCCACCAGCGCCTCCGCGTCGCCGCCACCGAATTCACCACCGCCACCCTCCGCAGCCGCCTCCCCCGCTGA
- a CDS encoding Rv2175c family DNA-binding protein, whose protein sequence is MSAFPCSDDVLPQSVALVPLPEVAERLGLVVTRVHQMLRDHQLIAVRRGGVAGVPERFFDDTGAVVKPLPGLITVMRDAKYTDEEILEWIFTEDETLPGKPIDALHGPLAREVLRRAAADPF, encoded by the coding sequence GTGAGTGCATTTCCCTGCAGTGACGACGTCCTTCCGCAGTCGGTGGCCCTGGTGCCGCTGCCGGAGGTGGCCGAGCGGCTCGGGCTGGTGGTAACCCGGGTGCACCAGATGCTGCGCGATCACCAGCTGATCGCCGTCCGCCGAGGCGGCGTGGCGGGCGTCCCCGAGCGGTTCTTCGATGACACGGGCGCGGTTGTGAAGCCGCTGCCGGGCCTGATCACCGTGATGCGCGATGCCAAGTACACCGACGAGGAGATCCTGGAGTGGATCTTCACCGAAGACGAGACCCTGCCCGGCAAGCCGATCGACGCCCTGCACGGGCCGCTGGCCCGGGAAGTCCTGCGCCGGGCAGCCGCGGACCCGTTCTGA
- the pknB gene encoding Stk1 family PASTA domain-containing Ser/Thr kinase, which produces MIGQMLEGRYRIDAPIARGGMSMVFRGVDTRLDRPVAIKVMDPKFAGDPQFLSRFEFEARAVAKLKHPSLVAVYDQGVDGDHPFLIMELVEGGTLRELLRERGPMPPHAVRAVAEPVLAAIGVAHSAGLVHRDIKPENVLISDAGEVKIADFGLVRAVAAANTTSASVILGTAAYLSPEQVTSGSADSRSDVYSFGLLIFELLTGRVPFTGDTSISVAYQRIENDVPSPSGFISGVPPEFDELVAKATAREPAHRFADANEMAAALRQIGAALRLPPYRVPAPQESAEHLSASYRAVAPAPDDRPGFAGAAAHEPHAPQPVQHTRVVTAQRPRLDHGPEAYDPPQPVRQAHPAPPYPPYADDLTRSRRTVWVWVAIVAVLTLLVGIGGWWLGVGRYSPVPPIAGLDTDKAVATLQNAGFETEIRQKASDTIPVGGVVGSDPSAGSKITKGSTVAVLVSNGKPKVPDVKPGDQVSKVNQLVRDNGLQPVDAGEEGSTAPKGTVARVEPRPGTVLPLGAQVKVYRSKGSQPVKVPDVRGKTTDEATKILSDAGIAIRETKPQFDRTIEADKAIGTQPGAGATIQSGDGVVLLISNALKMPDVRGWTVANARAKLESLGLQVEVKQLARADSSLVVSQTPAIGVNLEAGDTVTIVALP; this is translated from the coding sequence TTGATCGGCCAGATGCTGGAAGGGCGCTATCGGATCGATGCGCCGATCGCCCGCGGCGGAATGTCGATGGTCTTCCGCGGGGTCGACACCCGCCTGGACCGGCCGGTCGCCATCAAGGTGATGGATCCGAAGTTCGCCGGCGATCCGCAGTTCCTCTCGCGGTTCGAGTTCGAGGCGCGCGCGGTCGCCAAACTCAAGCATCCTTCGCTGGTCGCGGTGTACGACCAGGGCGTCGACGGCGATCACCCCTTCCTGATCATGGAACTGGTCGAGGGCGGGACCCTGCGTGAGCTGCTGCGCGAACGCGGCCCGATGCCCCCGCACGCGGTACGCGCTGTAGCCGAGCCGGTCCTCGCGGCGATTGGCGTCGCCCATTCCGCGGGACTGGTGCATCGGGACATCAAACCGGAGAACGTGCTGATCTCGGATGCGGGCGAGGTCAAGATCGCCGACTTCGGCTTGGTGCGCGCGGTGGCGGCGGCGAACACCACGTCGGCGAGCGTCATTCTCGGCACCGCCGCCTACCTCTCTCCGGAGCAGGTCACCAGCGGCTCCGCCGACTCTCGCAGCGACGTCTACTCCTTCGGCCTGCTGATCTTCGAACTGCTCACCGGCCGGGTGCCGTTCACCGGCGACACGTCGATCTCGGTGGCGTATCAACGCATCGAGAACGATGTGCCCAGCCCGAGCGGTTTCATCTCCGGGGTGCCACCGGAATTCGACGAACTGGTCGCCAAGGCCACCGCGCGCGAACCCGCGCACCGGTTCGCTGACGCGAACGAGATGGCCGCCGCGCTGCGGCAGATCGGCGCCGCGCTGCGCCTGCCCCCGTATCGGGTGCCTGCGCCGCAGGAGTCCGCGGAGCATCTGAGCGCGAGTTACCGGGCCGTCGCGCCGGCTCCCGACGACCGGCCGGGCTTCGCCGGGGCCGCGGCCCATGAGCCGCATGCGCCGCAGCCGGTGCAGCACACCAGGGTGGTCACTGCCCAGCGGCCCCGCCTCGATCACGGCCCGGAGGCTTACGACCCGCCGCAACCGGTGCGGCAGGCCCACCCCGCGCCGCCGTACCCGCCCTACGCGGACGACCTCACCCGTTCCCGGCGCACCGTGTGGGTGTGGGTGGCCATCGTCGCGGTTCTCACGTTGCTGGTGGGCATCGGCGGCTGGTGGCTGGGTGTCGGCCGTTACTCGCCGGTGCCGCCGATCGCCGGTCTGGACACCGACAAGGCGGTCGCCACGTTGCAGAACGCCGGGTTCGAGACCGAGATCCGGCAGAAGGCGTCGGACACGATCCCGGTCGGCGGCGTGGTCGGCAGCGACCCGTCCGCCGGTTCCAAGATCACCAAAGGGTCCACGGTCGCCGTCCTGGTCTCCAACGGCAAGCCCAAGGTGCCGGACGTCAAACCCGGTGACCAGGTGTCGAAGGTCAACCAGTTGGTCCGGGACAACGGCCTGCAACCGGTGGACGCCGGTGAAGAGGGCAGCACCGCGCCGAAGGGAACGGTCGCCCGGGTGGAGCCGAGGCCAGGCACCGTGCTGCCGCTCGGCGCGCAGGTGAAGGTCTACCGCAGCAAGGGATCCCAGCCGGTGAAGGTTCCCGACGTCCGCGGTAAGACGACCGACGAAGCCACCAAGATCCTGAGCGACGCCGGCATCGCGATACGCGAGACCAAACCCCAGTTCGACCGCACGATCGAGGCGGACAAAGCCATCGGCACCCAGCCGGGCGCGGGCGCCACCATCCAATCCGGCGACGGCGTCGTCCTGCTGATCTCCAACGCGTTGAAGATGCCGGACGTGCGCGGGTGGACCGTGGCCAACGCCCGCGCCAAACTGGAGAGCCTCGGCCTGCAGGTCGAGGTGAAGCAGCTGGCCCGGGCGGACAGCTCGCTGGTGGTCTCGCAGACCCCGGCCATCGGGGTCAACCTCGAGGCGGGCGACACCGTCACCATCGTGGCCCTCCCCTAG
- a CDS encoding class II 3-deoxy-7-phosphoheptulonate synthase, with protein MNWTVDVPIDRLPELPPLPAELRRRLDDALARPALQQPSWDPEQAAKMRTVLESVPPICVPAEVEELRSQLAEVARGEAFLMQGGDCAETFADNTEPHIRGNIRTLLQMAVVLTYGASLPVVKVARIAGQYAKPRSSDTDSLGLKSYRGDMVNSLAADAALREHDPSRLVRAYANASAAMNLVRALTGAGMADLHKVHDWNRDFVAKSPAGARYEALAEEIDRGLAFMTACRVNDPSLKAARIYASHEALVLDYERAMLRLSENAIGEPVLYDLSAHFLWIGERTRQLDGAHIAFAELVANPIGLKIGPSTTPEQAVEYVERLDPNNEPGRLTIVSRMGHSKVRDVLPPIIEKVQATGHQVIWQCDPMHGNTHEASTGFKTRHFDRIVDEVQGFFEVHHALGTHPGGMHIELTGEDVTECLGGAQDISDLDLSGRYETACDPRLNTQQSLELAFLVAEMLR; from the coding sequence GTGAACTGGACCGTCGACGTACCCATCGATCGCCTGCCGGAACTGCCGCCGCTGCCCGCCGAGCTGCGCAGGCGGCTGGACGACGCGCTCGCGCGACCTGCGCTGCAGCAGCCGTCCTGGGATCCGGAGCAGGCGGCCAAAATGCGCACGGTGTTGGAGAGCGTGCCGCCGATCTGCGTGCCCGCCGAGGTGGAGGAGCTGCGCTCCCAGCTGGCCGAGGTCGCGCGCGGTGAGGCGTTCCTCATGCAGGGCGGCGACTGCGCGGAGACCTTCGCCGACAACACCGAGCCGCACATTCGCGGCAACATTCGCACGCTGCTGCAGATGGCGGTCGTGCTCACCTATGGTGCGAGCCTGCCGGTGGTGAAGGTCGCGCGGATCGCGGGCCAGTACGCCAAGCCGCGCTCCTCCGACACGGATTCGCTCGGCCTCAAGTCCTACCGCGGCGACATGGTGAACTCGCTGGCCGCCGACGCGGCGCTGCGCGAGCACGACCCGTCGCGCCTGGTCCGGGCCTACGCCAACGCGAGCGCCGCGATGAACCTGGTGCGCGCGCTCACCGGCGCGGGCATGGCCGACCTGCACAAAGTGCACGACTGGAACCGCGACTTCGTGGCCAAGTCGCCCGCCGGTGCCCGCTACGAGGCGCTGGCCGAGGAGATCGACCGCGGCCTGGCGTTCATGACCGCGTGCCGGGTCAACGATCCGAGCCTGAAAGCGGCGCGGATCTACGCCAGCCACGAGGCGCTCGTGCTGGACTACGAGCGCGCCATGCTGCGGTTGAGCGAGAACGCGATCGGCGAGCCGGTGCTCTACGACCTGTCGGCGCACTTCCTCTGGATCGGCGAGCGCACCCGCCAGCTCGACGGCGCGCACATCGCGTTCGCGGAATTGGTCGCCAACCCGATCGGCTTGAAGATCGGCCCGTCCACCACGCCCGAGCAAGCCGTGGAATACGTGGAGCGGCTCGACCCGAACAACGAGCCGGGCCGGCTGACCATCGTGTCCCGCATGGGGCACAGCAAGGTCCGCGACGTGCTGCCGCCCATCATCGAGAAGGTGCAGGCCACGGGCCACCAGGTGATCTGGCAGTGCGACCCGATGCACGGCAACACCCACGAGGCGTCCACCGGCTTCAAGACCCGCCACTTCGATCGGATCGTCGACGAGGTGCAGGGCTTCTTCGAGGTGCACCACGCGCTCGGCACGCACCCCGGCGGCATGCACATCGAGCTCACCGGCGAGGACGTCACCGAATGCCTCGGCGGCGCCCAGGACATCTCCGACCTGGACCTGTCCGGCCGCTACGAGACGGCCTGCGATCCCCGGCTGAACACCCAGCAGTCCCTGGAGCTGGCGTTCCTCGTCGCCGAGATGCTGCGCTGA
- a CDS encoding polyadenylate-specific 3'-exoribonuclease AS, producing the protein MRYFYDCEFIEDGVTIDLVSIGVVCEDGREYYAVSTEFDARRAGPWVRKFVLPQLPSPSSPLWRSRDRIRDELYAFLVPRPTVQPELWAWVSAYDHVALCQLWGSMVDLPNALPRYTNELRQHWEAHGRPELPPVPPDAHDALADARHNLAKFEAIEAARRATPRL; encoded by the coding sequence CTGCGATATTTTTATGACTGCGAATTCATCGAGGACGGTGTGACCATCGATCTGGTCTCCATCGGCGTCGTCTGCGAGGACGGCCGGGAGTACTACGCGGTGTCCACCGAATTCGATGCCCGACGCGCGGGGCCCTGGGTGCGCAAATTCGTGCTGCCCCAGCTGCCTTCGCCTTCCTCGCCGCTGTGGCGCAGCCGCGACCGGATCCGGGACGAGCTGTACGCGTTCCTGGTGCCGCGGCCGACGGTGCAACCGGAACTGTGGGCTTGGGTCTCCGCCTACGACCACGTCGCCCTGTGTCAGCTGTGGGGTTCCATGGTCGACCTGCCCAACGCGCTGCCGCGCTACACCAACGAGTTGCGTCAGCACTGGGAGGCGCACGGCCGCCCGGAACTCCCGCCCGTCCCGCCGGACGCGCACGACGCGCTGGCCGACGCCCGGCACAATCTGGCCAAGTTCGAAGCCATCGAGGCCGCACGACGGGCCACTCCCCGCCTGTGA
- the qcrB gene encoding cytochrome bc1 complex cytochrome b subunit yields the protein MSPSVAAQASEADERYRAAAFMKRSINKVFPTHWSFLLGEIALYSFIILLLSGVYLTLFFDPSMSEVVYNGAYQPLRGVTMSRAYETALNITFEVRGGLFVRQVHHWAALLFAASIIIHLFRIFFTGAFRKPREANWVIGSLLLILAMFEGFFGYSLPDDLLSGTGLRAAFGGITMSIPIIGTWMHWLIFGGDFPGDIIIPRLYIAHVLLFPGIILALIAAHVALVWYQKHTQFPGPGRTENNVVGARIVPVFAADQGAFFAFTLGIVGIMGGVFQINPIWNLGPYNPSQVSAGSQPDFYMMWTDGMARLMPPWELYLGNYTVPAVFWVALIMGLVFTVLIAYPWIEKRLTGDTSAHHNLLQRPRDVPVRTAIGAMAIAFYLVLTLSCVNDIIALKFDISLNATTWIGRIGLLIAPPVAYYLTYRFCLGLQRSDRAVLEHGIETGVIKRLPHGEYIEVHQPLGPVDDHGHPIPLEYQGAPVPKKMNQLGSAGSPGTGSFLRPDPQEESDRHFEIDHAEEHKQLKVLQRVQEAANGKNGH from the coding sequence ATGAGTCCTTCAGTCGCAGCCCAAGCCAGCGAGGCGGACGAGCGGTACCGCGCCGCCGCCTTCATGAAGCGGTCGATCAACAAGGTCTTCCCGACGCACTGGTCGTTCCTGCTCGGCGAGATCGCGCTCTACAGCTTCATCATCCTGCTGCTGTCGGGCGTCTACCTGACCTTGTTCTTCGATCCGTCGATGAGCGAGGTCGTCTACAACGGCGCCTACCAGCCGCTGCGCGGCGTGACCATGTCCCGGGCGTACGAGACGGCGCTGAACATCACCTTCGAGGTGCGCGGCGGCCTGTTCGTCCGGCAGGTGCACCACTGGGCGGCCTTGCTGTTCGCGGCGTCGATCATCATCCACTTGTTCCGGATCTTCTTCACCGGCGCGTTCCGCAAGCCGCGGGAGGCGAACTGGGTGATCGGTTCGCTGCTGCTGATCCTGGCGATGTTCGAAGGGTTCTTCGGGTACTCGCTGCCCGACGACCTGCTCTCCGGCACCGGCCTGCGGGCCGCGTTCGGCGGTATCACGATGAGCATCCCGATCATCGGCACCTGGATGCACTGGCTGATCTTCGGCGGCGACTTCCCCGGCGACATCATCATCCCGCGGCTCTACATCGCGCACGTGCTGTTGTTCCCCGGCATCATCCTGGCGTTGATCGCCGCGCACGTGGCGCTGGTGTGGTACCAGAAGCACACTCAGTTCCCCGGTCCGGGTCGTACCGAGAACAACGTGGTGGGCGCGCGGATCGTGCCGGTGTTCGCCGCCGATCAGGGCGCGTTCTTCGCCTTCACCCTCGGCATCGTGGGCATCATGGGCGGCGTGTTCCAGATCAACCCGATCTGGAACCTGGGTCCGTACAACCCGTCGCAGGTGTCGGCGGGTTCGCAGCCGGACTTCTACATGATGTGGACCGACGGCATGGCCCGGCTGATGCCGCCGTGGGAGCTGTACCTGGGCAACTACACGGTCCCGGCGGTGTTCTGGGTCGCGTTGATCATGGGTCTGGTGTTCACCGTGCTGATCGCCTACCCCTGGATCGAGAAGCGGCTGACCGGCGACACCAGCGCGCACCACAACCTGTTGCAGCGTCCGCGCGACGTCCCGGTCCGGACCGCGATCGGCGCGATGGCCATCGCGTTCTACCTGGTCCTGACGCTGTCGTGTGTCAACGACATCATCGCGCTGAAGTTCGACATCTCGCTGAACGCGACCACGTGGATCGGACGCATCGGCCTGCTGATCGCGCCGCCGGTGGCGTACTACCTCACCTACCGGTTCTGCCTCGGCCTGCAGCGCAGCGACCGCGCGGTGCTCGAGCACGGCATCGAGACCGGCGTGATCAAGCGTCTGCCGCACGGTGAGTACATCGAGGTGCACCAGCCGCTCGGTCCGGTCGACGACCACGGTCACCCGATCCCGCTGGAGTACCAGGGTGCTCCGGTCCCGAAGAAGATGAACCAGCTCGGTTCGGCCGGTAGCCCCGGCACCGGCAGCTTCCTGCGTCCCGACCCGCAGGAGGAGAGCGACCGGCACTTCGAGATCGATCACGCGGAAGAGCACAAGCAGCTGAAGGTGCTGCAGCGCGTACAAGAGGCGGCGAACGGCAAGAACGGCCACTGA
- the qcrA gene encoding cytochrome bc1 complex Rieske iron-sulfur subunit, which translates to MSRDELVKLGTERDGVDVAYRRERFPIPGTRAEKRAERAVTFWFAVSGIAAAALVGVFLFWPWEFKGKDEEGHGLYSLFTPLVGLTFGISVLVIGVAVVLIRKLFIPAELSIQERHDGPSPEVERRTLVAELQDALDTSTLGRRKMITRTAGAGVGVLGVGALLVFVGGLIKNPWAKGDKSPLWVSGWTPDFPGETIYIRRDTGRPEDVVLVRPEDLDAGAMETVFPWKEKWRGDEHATLQSLRGIRNAVMLIRLRTEDAQKAIKRKGQESFNYGDYFAYSKICTHLGCPTSLFEQQTNRILCPCHQSQFSATEWGKPIFGPAARALPQLPITVNAEGFLVANGDFIEPLGPAYWERRS; encoded by the coding sequence ATGTCACGCGACGAGCTGGTCAAACTCGGTACCGAGCGCGACGGCGTCGACGTCGCCTACCGCCGCGAGCGGTTCCCGATCCCGGGCACCCGGGCGGAGAAGCGCGCCGAGCGCGCGGTGACCTTCTGGTTCGCCGTGTCCGGCATCGCGGCCGCGGCGCTGGTCGGCGTGTTCCTGTTCTGGCCGTGGGAGTTCAAGGGCAAGGACGAGGAGGGGCACGGGCTCTACTCGCTGTTCACCCCGCTGGTCGGCCTCACCTTCGGCATCTCGGTGCTGGTCATCGGCGTCGCGGTGGTGCTGATCCGCAAGCTGTTCATCCCCGCCGAGCTGTCCATCCAGGAGCGGCACGACGGTCCGTCGCCGGAAGTCGAGCGACGCACCCTGGTCGCCGAACTGCAGGACGCGCTGGATACCTCCACGCTGGGGCGTCGCAAAATGATCACCCGCACCGCGGGCGCCGGCGTCGGCGTGCTGGGCGTCGGTGCGCTGCTGGTGTTCGTCGGCGGCCTGATCAAGAACCCGTGGGCCAAGGGCGACAAGTCGCCGCTGTGGGTCTCCGGCTGGACGCCGGACTTCCCGGGCGAGACCATCTACATCCGCCGCGACACCGGTCGCCCGGAGGACGTGGTGCTGGTGCGCCCGGAGGACCTGGACGCGGGCGCCATGGAGACGGTGTTCCCGTGGAAGGAGAAGTGGCGCGGTGACGAGCACGCGACCCTGCAGTCGCTGCGCGGCATCCGCAACGCGGTCATGCTGATCCGCCTGCGCACCGAAGACGCGCAGAAGGCGATCAAGCGCAAGGGCCAGGAGAGCTTCAACTACGGCGACTACTTCGCCTACTCGAAGATCTGCACCCACCTCGGCTGCCCGACCTCGCTGTTCGAGCAGCAGACCAACCGGATCCTGTGCCCCTGCCACCAGTCGCAGTTCTCCGCGACCGAGTGGGGCAAGCCGATCTTCGGTCCCGCCGCTCGCGCGCTGCCGCAGCTGCCGATCACCGTCAACGCTGAGGGCTTCTTGGTCGCCAACGGCGACTTCATCGAGCCGCTCGGCCCGGCCTACTGGGAGCGCCGTTCATGA
- the qcrC gene encoding cytochrome bc1 complex diheme cytochrome c subunit has protein sequence MSSSPPSAPEPASPGNGQASKTRRQRRVRRRIAGGLALLVGLVGAGFLASALTPDPQRATAHEDQSALIREGQQLYDTSCITCHGANLQGVADRGPSLIGVGEAAVYFQVSSGRMPMARNEAQAERKPPKFDAHQTDALSAYVAANGGGPTVIRDADGEIAQESLRGGDIARGSELFRMNCASCHNFTGRGGALSSGKFAPPLEPASEQQIYAAMLTGPQNMPKFSDRQLSPEEKRDIIAYVKNATEEHAPGGWDLGGFGPATEALAIWVVGITLVVGAAMWIGSRS, from the coding sequence ATGAGTTCATCTCCCCCGTCAGCGCCAGAGCCCGCCAGCCCCGGGAACGGCCAGGCCAGCAAGACGCGCAGGCAGCGGCGCGTTCGCCGTCGCATCGCGGGCGGGCTTGCGCTGCTGGTGGGCCTCGTCGGAGCAGGCTTCCTGGCATCGGCCCTCACGCCGGACCCGCAGCGCGCCACCGCGCACGAGGACCAGTCCGCGCTCATCCGCGAGGGGCAGCAGCTCTACGACACGTCCTGCATCACCTGCCACGGCGCGAACCTGCAGGGTGTCGCCGACCGCGGTCCCAGCCTGATCGGCGTCGGCGAGGCCGCGGTCTACTTCCAGGTCTCCTCCGGCCGCATGCCGATGGCCCGCAACGAGGCCCAGGCGGAGCGCAAGCCGCCGAAGTTCGACGCCCATCAGACCGACGCGCTCAGCGCGTACGTGGCGGCCAACGGCGGCGGCCCGACCGTGATCCGCGACGCCGACGGCGAGATCGCCCAGGAGTCGCTGCGCGGTGGCGACATCGCCCGCGGTTCGGAGCTGTTCCGGATGAACTGCGCGTCCTGCCACAACTTCACCGGACGTGGCGGCGCGCTGTCCTCCGGTAAGTTCGCGCCGCCGCTGGAACCGGCCAGCGAACAGCAGATCTACGCCGCGATGCTCACCGGCCCGCAGAACATGCCGAAGTTCTCCGACCGCCAGCTGAGCCCGGAGGAAAAGCGCGACATCATCGCCTACGTGAAGAACGCGACCGAGGAGCACGCCCCCGGCGGCTGGGATCTCGGCGGGTTCGGTCCCGCGACCGAGGCCCTGGCCATCTGGGTGGTCGGCATCACGCTCGTGGTCGGCGCGGCGATGTGGATCGGATCCCGGTCATGA